In Pirellulales bacterium, the genomic window GACATCTCGACGAACAAACTCCGGCGCTCGATGCGGCGCAAGCCGAATGGGAGAAAACCGCGACGAGGGACACGGTCGCCTGGACGCCGCTGCATCCGGCAAGTGCGACCGCGAAATCCGGCGCGACATTGAAGATTCTCGACGACAATTCCATTCTCGCCGGCGGGAAGATGCCCGATCGCGAGACGTACACGATCATCGCCGATCTGGATCGCGGCGGAGCGGCCGGAATCAACGGCATTCGGCTGGAAGCGATGGCCGATCCGAGCATGCCGGCCCACGGGCCAGGGCGCGCAAGCAACGGCAATTTTGTCCTCTCCGAAATCGCGCTTGCCGCGGCACAACAATCCTCGCACGAAAAAGCTTCGCCGATCGCGCTCGCACACGCGTCGGCCGATTTTTCGCAATCCGGATTCAACATCGAAAAATCGATCGACGGCAACCTCGGCACCGGTTGGGCGATCTTGCCGGAAGTCGGCAAGACACATTCCGCGATCTTCGAAACGGCGTCGCCGATCCGCGAAGTTGGCAAAGACGACAAGGCCGGCGTCCAGCTCCAATTCGTTCTCCAATTTCACTTCGGCGCGGCGCATAGCATCGGCCGGCTTCGACTTTCTACCACCACGCACGCGCCGCCTCTCGCCGTCGGCAAGGGCTTGCCCGCCGATATCGCCAAACTGCTCGACATCGCCGCGGCGAAGCGCACCGCGGCCCAGCGCCAATCGGTCTCCGCCTATTTCCGCTCGATCGCTCCCGAGCTTCGATCCGCGCGAGCTAAAGTCGCCGAACTGAATCGCAAGAAAGCCGAATTGGAAAAGAGCTTTGCCAAAACGCTCATCACGACGTCCGTCGCTCCGCGAAGCGTGCGCATTTTGCCGCGCGGGAATTGGCAGGACGATTCGGGCGAGATCGTGTCGCCGGCCGTGCCGGAATTCTTGCTGCCACTCGAGATCAAAGACCGCCGGCCGAACCGCTTGGACCTCGCCCGCTGGCTCGTCGATCGCCGCAATCCGCTGGTGGCGCGTGTGTTCGTCAATCGGATATGGATGCTATTGTTCGGCCAGGGGATCGTAAAAACGAGTGAAGATTTTGGCTCGCAAGGCGCGGCGCCCTCGCATCCCGCGTTGCTCGATTGGCTGGCCACGGATTTCGTCGCCAGCGGTTGGGATGTGAAACATATCGTGAAGTTGGTCGCGATGTCGAACACGTACCGGCAAGCGTCGGTCGCGTCGCCGGAGCTGCAGCAAATTGATCCCGATAATCGCTGGCTCGCCCGGCAAGGCTGTTTCCGCCTCGATGCGGAATTCGTCCGCGACGATGCGCTGGCGATCAGCGGGCTGTTGTCGCCGAAGATCGGAGGACCGAGCGTCAAGCCATATCAACCGGCCGGATATTGGGCCTATCTCAATTTTCCGACGCGGGATTGGCAGGCCGATCGCGGAGAAAACCAATACCGCCGCGGGCTGTATACGTGGTGGCAGCGCACTTTCCTGCATCCAAGCCTCAAGGCCTTCGACGCGCCGACGCGCGAAGAATGCACCGCCTCGCGCACGCGGTCGAACACGCCGCTGCAATCGCTGGTGCTCTTGAACGATCCGACGTATGTCGAGGCGGCGCGGGTGTTCGCAGCCGAGATCGTGGGGCAAGGGGGCAGCCAAGCGGCGGAACGAATCGATTGGGCGTTTCACCGCGCGCTGTCACGGCCGGCGACCGCCGACGAGAACCGCATTCTGCTCGAACTCTACACCAAGCATCATGCCGAATATATCGCCGACGCTGCCGCAGCGAAAAAGCTGCTCGGCGTCGGAGATGCGGCGCCGCCCGCGGGCGTCGATCCGGCCGAGCTGGCCGCATGGACATCGGTCGCCCGGGTGATCCTGAATTTGCACGAAACGATTACACGAAGTTGAGAGCCAAAAGTGATGAACGATCTCGAACAACTCCGCTTGCAGCTCAACCGCCGCACATTCTTGGGGCGCACGGCGTCGGGCATGGGCTCGCTCGCCCTGGCTTCGCTGTTGAATCCCCAGCTGCTATCCGCGGCGGAAGCGGCTGCCGGCGGCGGCCCGGCGAATCAAAAATGGCGCGGCGTCGTTCGTCCGTTGCATTTCAAGCCGACTTGCAAGCGAATCATCTATCTCTACATGGCTGGCGGCCCGTCGCACCTCGAAACCTTCGACTACAAGCCCAAGCTGGCCCAATTGCATGGCAAGCCGATGCCCGAGTCGATCACCAAGGGGCAGCCGATCGCGCAATTGCAGGGCCAGCAATTGAAATGCTTCGGCCCGCAGCACGCGTTTGCCAAATACGGGCGATCGCGGCAAGAGATCTGCACGATTTTTCCCAACATCGGCAAATTGGCCGACGATATGTGCATCATTCGCTCGATGCATTCCGATGCGATCAACCACGATCCGGCCCACACGTTCATGAACACGGGCACGACGATTTCGGGCCGCCCGTCGATGGGTTCCTGGCTGCTCTATGGCCTGGGCAGCGATGCCGAAGACCTGCCCGGCTTCGTGGTCATGACTTCGTCGGGCAAATTCGGCCAGCAGCAGCCGATCGCCGCCCGCATGTGGGCCAGCGGCTTCCTCCCGAGCAAATTTCAGGGAGTGCCGTTTCGTTCGCAGGGCGATGCCGTGCTCTATCTCAGCAGCCCGCCGGGCGTCGATCGCGACCGGCAGCAAGATGTAATCCAAGCTTCCGAGGCTCTCGATCGGATCCACGACACGACGGTCGCCGATCCCGAGATTCAAACGCGCATCGCCCAATATGAAATGGCGTTCAAGATGCAAACGAGCGTGCCGGGCCTGATGGATCTGTCGGGCGAACCGGCCAACGTGCTCGAGATGTATGGCACCAAGGGGGCCGACGGTTCGTTTGCGGCCAACTGCCTTCTGGCCCGGCGACTTGCCGAGCGCGGCGTGCGATTCATCCAGCTCTACCATCGCGATTGGGATCATCACGGCGGGCTGAAGCGAAACATCGAGGGAATTGCCGGCGAAGTCGACCGAGCCACCTGGGCCTTGGTGAGCGATCTCAAGCAACGCGGGATGCTCGACGACACGCTGGTCGTGTGGGGCGGCGAATTCGGCCGCACGCCCATGGCCCAGGGCGATGGCCGGGATCATCACATCAAAGGCTATTCGCTGTGGATGGCCGGCGGCGGCATCAAGGGGGGCATCACCTACGGGGCAACCGATGAATTCGGCTACAACGCCGTGGAAAATCGCGTGCACACCAACGATTTCCACGCCACGATGCTGCGGCTCTTCGGCATCGACCACACCCGGCTGACCTATCGCCATCAAGGCCGCGACTTCCGCCTGACCGACGTCGCCGGCACTGTGGTGAAAGACATTTTGGCATAGGGGGAGCCGCAACCAAAGTAGCAGGCACACTCCGTGTGCCGTCTGCCCTGCTCTTTGCGCAGCACGCGGCGGAGCGCCGATGGCACACGGAGTGTGCCTGCTACCATACGGTGCGCGCCATCACACATTGCCGCCCGCCAGGCCACTTTAATTCACCCGCCTGCCCGACGTCGCCGGCACTGTGGTGAAAGACTTTTTGGCATAAGGGGAGCCGCAACCAAAGTAGCAGGCACACTCCGTGTGCCGTCTGCCCTGCTCTTTGCGCAGCACGCGGCGGAGCGCCGACGGCACACGGAGTGTGCCTACTACCATACGGTGTGCGCCATCACACATTGCCGCCCGCCAGCCAGCCGGTGCTCCAGGCGGCTTGAAAATTGTAGCCGCCGATCGGGCCGTCGAGGTCCAACAGCTCACCAGCGAAAAACAGCTGCGGCGCCAATTTGCTCTGCATGGTGCGCGAATCGACTTCGTCGAGCGACACGCCTCCCGCCGTGACCTCGGCTTTCTTGAATCCGAGCGTGCCACTCAGTGGCACGGACAAATGCTTGAGCATGTGGGCCAATCGACCGCGGTCCGCCTTGCTCAATTCGGCCGCCTTGCGATCCGCCGGCACGCTCGATTGCTCGAGCGCGATCTCGGCCAGCCGTCGCGGCAGCAATTGGCCCACCAAGGCCGACACTTGCTTCTTGCCCGAGGCAGCCGATTCAGCGCGCAGCCATTCGAGCAATTGCGATTCACGTTGCTGAGGCGACAAATCGATCTGGGCCACCAGCGTTCCCGGCCACGGATGCCCCGACACGGCTCGGCTGACATCGAGCGCTGCCGGGCCGGTCAATCCGAAATGTGCAAACAACAGCGAACTGCGCCTGCTTGCCAGCGGCCGGCCGTCGCCGTCCAACACCGTCAGCACGACATCCGGCAGCGTGACGCCACGCAAATCGAGCACCCACGGCGCGGTCGTCGTCAACGGCACCAGCGCGGGCCGCGGCGGAACGATCGTGTGCCCGAACTGCGCCGCAAAGCGATAGCCATCGCCGGTGGTTCCCGAGCCGGGATACGATTGCCCGCCGGTCGTGAGAACGACGCTCCGGGCAAGCACCGTTTGCCGTGGCGTCGCCAATCGAAAGCAATCGCCTGCGCGTTCGAGCTGCATGAGTGGTTCGCCGAGCGACATCGTCGCGCCGCTACGAGAAAACCGTGCGAGCAATGCGTCCAGCACGTCGGCGGCTTTGTCCGACTCGGGAAACACTTTGCCGGTTTCTTCGACCTTGGTCGCGATGCCTTCGGCTTCGAACATGGCGATCGTGGCCTCGACGCCGAGGGCGGCAAGGGCGGAATGCAGAAACCGGCCCGGCAGGCCGTAGGCTTCCACGATGCCGCGGTTATCGGTGGCGTGGGTCAGGTTGCAGCGTGTGCCACCCGACATGAGGATCTTGATTCCCGGCCGCTTGTTCTTCTCCAACAGCAGAACGCTTCGGCCAAGTTCGGCAGCGCGCAACGCGGCGACCAGCCCAGCCGCCCCCGCCCCGGCCACGACAACATCCCAGGGCTCCGTTCGAGTTTCATCGTTCATGCGATAACAAATCCCGGCGCGGTTGCTTTTCCGTGTGCGAATATTGCTAAACTACCGCTGCCGCTCGCCCGCCGACAAGCCGGGTGTTGCAAGCGAAGAAGCACTTGCATAATCGGCGGGGAAATCGCGTAGCGAACGAACGTCCCAATTAGTTGTCCGCGCCAAAAAAAGGAACTGAGTATGATTCGCCACCGGATTGCGTCCCATCGTTCGGCGTTGGTTGCGGTCGCGTTGTGCGCGATCTTCGCGATTTCGCGGCTGCATGGAATGGCGACTTCGGCCCCGCCGCCCGCCGCTGCAGCGCCGTATATCGTCGCCGCCGGGACGGCCACATTTCGAATGGGCGCGGAGCAAGACAACGCCACATTCACGCACGTGAAGCTCGCCGCCGACGTCGCTGCTCGGCTCGGCGACGATTACATCGTTCTCGTTTCGGCACGATATCCCAAAGCGGGCTATCCCTTTTTCTCGCCGCTATGGAAACCGGCCGCCGACGGCTTCGACGTAACGATGGTCGATCCATCTCTAGGCGCCGGCTCAACCGCCTCGTACGACAACGCCAACCACACGTTTCCCATCGATTGGGTCGTCGTCAAGAAATGAGGGGAAAGCCCTTTTCGCACCATGGTTCAATGCAATTGGAACTCATCGTCGGGACAGTCTGCCGGTCGAAGGGCTAGACATCCCCGCGCCGCGCGCCCGCCATGAAGGGCCTAACCTGTGGTGCGCATTCCGGCGGCGATTCCTTGGACGGTTAGGCGCAGCAGCGTGCGTAGTTTCGCGGCTTCGAGGGGTTCGAGTTCTTCGAGCGGCTTGGTGCGGCGGCGGCGGATGAATTCGATTTGGATCAGATTCAACGGATCGACATACGGATTGCGGGCTTCGATCGAGCGTTGCAGCCACGGGGCCGACACCAAAAGATCCTCGCCGCCGACCAGATCGAGCACCGCTTGCCGCGTTCGGTCGTACTCCGCCGACACCCGCGACCAGCAGGCCCGGCGAACTTCGTCGGATTCGATCAGATCGGCATAACGGCCGGCGACGTACATGTCGGCCTTCACGAGCGCCAGGGCGGCGTTGTCGATCGTAGCTTGAAAGAACGGCCAGCCGCGATACATCTGCTTGACGATTTGCCACGCTAGCGGATCGCGCGATTGCAGATCGCCGAGCGCCGCGCCCAGGCCATACCACGCCGGAATGATGCAGCGATTCTGGGTCCAGGAGAAAACCCAGGGGATCGCCCGCAGATCGCCGAGCGTGCGTTCGCCGCGGCGGCGCGAGGGCCGCGAGCCGATGGGCAGATCTTCGATTTCCTCGATCGGCGTCGTGGCGACGAAATATTCCATGAAGCCCGGCTGATCGACCAATTCGCGATAGGCCGCCAGCGAACGGTTGGCAAGCCCCTCGATCAAGTCCATCCACGCCGGCTCGGGATCGCAGCGATGCACGGTCGATCCGACGAGTGTTGCCCAGGTCACCTGCTCGAGATGCCGGTAGGCGATCTGCACATCGTCGTAGCGCTCGGCGAGCACTTCGCCTTGCTCGGTCAGCCGCAGCGTGCCGTCGAGGGCTTCGCCGGGCAACGAAAGGATGCCGCGGGCCGCCGGGCCGCCGCCGCGGCCAAGCGAGCCGCCGCGGCCGTGGAAAAACGTGACACGCACGCCATGTTCGCTGGCCACTCGGTGCAACCCGCTCTGCGCCAAAAATAGCCCCCAGCAGGCGGCGAGGTAGCCGCCGTCTTTCGTGCTGTCGGAATAGCCGACCATGATGATCTGGCGATTTCCTTGCCGGGCCAGATGTTCGGCGTAGACCGGCGAAGCAAGGATCGCGGCCAGCGTTTGCGGCGCTCGTTCGAGATCGCCGATCTTTTCGAACAGCGGCGAGATGCGCAGCTCGCTCGCGGCGGCGGGTTCGTTCCGACGCCTGGCGTCGGCCTGAGCCCACCGCCAGAGCCAGAGTACGCTAAGAACGTCGCCGTCCGATTGCGTGAGGCTGATGACGTTGGTTCCCAGGCAATCGGCGCCGAACTGCGCCAGCGCCCGATGCAGCACTCGATACAACTCCAAGGTGTCTTGAGCCAGCGGCGAAAGGGAATCGAGCGGCACGGTTAAAGGCGCGCCCATCGACCGCTGCAACACTTCGGCGCGCTGCCGCTCGTCGAGCGCTGCGAAATCGTTTTCCACGCCCGCGGCACGGAGCAATTCCGCGATCACTTCCAAATAGCGCCGCGAATCTTGGCGAATATCGAGCCGTGTGAGGTGCAGGCCGAACGCCATTGCCAAGTCGAGCCAGCGCTGGGCCTCGTTGTCGCGCCCCAAGCGCCCGCCGCCCGCGGTAAATTGTTCGGCCAGCGCTTCGACGTCGGCCGTGAATTCTTCGGCATCTTGATAATTGCCCGGGCGAACCGGCTCGATGGCCCCCACGGCCCGCGATCGCTCGAGCCGCCATTCCATCACTTTGACCCAGCGTCGCAATATTTCCCTCGGCGCGACGCCGGCCAACTCTTGCTCGAGGTCGGGCCAGCGCTCGACGGCCGCGGCGATGCGGTGCGAGAGCGCCGCGGCGGCCGGCGTGATCGCCGTCGAAACGGTCAGATAGTCGTACATTCGCTTGGCCGTAGCCAGATGATGTTCGATCGCGGCATTTCGCAAGCGGCAAAGCGTCTGCGCGGTGACCGACGCGGTGACATGCGGATTGCCGTCGCGATCGCCGCCCATCCAAGAGCCGAACCGCAGAAAAATCGGCACGCGAAACGCATGCTGCGGATAATGTTCGGCCAGTGCCCGGCGCATGGCTTGATAGACTTGCGGCACGACATCCCACAGCCGGGGCATGATCGACAGCCCGCGCTCGACTTCTTCCAACACGGTCGGGCGCTGGGGCCGCAAGAATTCGGTTTGCCACATCGCCGTCAGCTCGCCCAACAGGCTGAGGTCGAGCGCTCGCCTCTCGCGCGGGAGCAGGTCGCTGCGATCGTATTCTTGGAGCACGTGGCGCATGCGGCGGAGCTTGGCCCGAATCGACCGCCGCTTGGCTTCGCTGGGATGCGCGGTGAACACCAGCTCGATCGCCAGGGCATCGAGCGCGTGTTGCACCATCTCGGCCGAATAGTTTTCCGCTTTGAGTTGGGCGATGGCCGCCCCGAGCGATTCGGAGAGCGGGGCCGGATCGCGCTGCTGCTCGCGCGATCGCAACACGCGCACGCGCTGCCGGTCTTCGGCGATATTGGTTAGATCGAAGAAAATGCTGAACGCTCGAGCCACCACTCGGGCAGAGGCCCCGTCGATCGCCGCGATTTTCGCAGCCAGTTCTTCTTCCGCTTGAGCCGAGCCGCCGCGGCGCTCGAGCGAGAGGCGGCGAATCTGCTCGACCAACTCGAAGGCCGGAGCGCCCGCCAGATCGTTGAGCACTCGGCCGAGCATATCGCCAAGCAGCCGCACATCGCGATGCAGCAGGCCGTCGCCGGGGGTGTTGTCGGCCGGCTTTTGGTCGTCGCGAGCTTTGTCGCGGCGCGGCTTTTCGGTGCGGAGACTGTCGCTACGTAAGTCGTCGCTGATCATTGATGGCACCCCAGATCGCCGTGACTTTTTTTGGGCGAAAGCAGTTGTGTGGCAGGCATGTGCGCGATCAGGGCGGGTCGCTATGCTGGCTGTCGTGAGTGGCGGCGTTGCTCGCCGTCCTGCCTGGCACGGCCTGTCTCGCTGGGGCACGAGATAGACCGATGGGAGGCGAGCCCTTTCCGCTGCCCAGCATGGATAATGTTGTATCGCGCATGGCGGCTTTCGCAACTGGCGAACGCTTCGTTGCGGCGATTTTTTCGCCATGGGACGAGGCTAGCGGCGGAACATGACCGCCGGAAAAATCGGATTTCGTCTCGGTATTTCCGCTGCGCAGTTCGCCGAATGGCCCATCCGCCGCGTTGCCCCTCTTGGGTGAGATGATTATAGTGGAGGCTGGCGTTCACGGAGGAAACCTCGTTCGAGCAGCGGTGGCCTATGCAGATTCTGCTGACCAACGACGACGGCATATACGCCCCCGGTTTGGCCGCGATGGAGCGAGCCCTGCTAAAGCTGGGAGAGGTGGCTGTCGTCGCTCCGGCGACCGAGCAAAGCGGCGTGGCTCATTCGATTACTTATCTCCGGCCGCTGACGGCCAAAGAGGTGTTCGACGGTCCGCGGCGACGGGGTTGGGCGGTCGACGGCAGCCCGGCCGATAGTGTGAAGATCGGCGTGTTCGAGTTTTGCCCGCGACGGCCCGATCTGGTCGTCAGCGGCATGAATGGCGGTTTGAACGCGGGAATCAACGTGCTTTATTCGGGCACCGTGGCGGCGGCGATCGAAGGGGCGTTTTTCGGAATCACGAGCATCGCGATTTCCTTGGAATTCGACGAGCAGGCCGAGTTCGACCGGGCCGCCGAGTTGGCTTTGCGGGTGATCCGGCAAATTTTGGCCGCGAAGGGCCCGCAACCGCGGCTCTACAACGTCAATATTCCGACCAGCGCGATCAACAAGCCGAAGGGCGTGAAAGTCGTGCCGATGGGCGTTTATCGCTACGGCGAAAAGTTCGAAAAACGGATCGATCCGCGCGGCCGGGAGTATTTTTGGGCCACCAACGAACCGATGCCCCCTCGCGGCAAAGAAGAGACCGACATCACGGCCCTCGAGCAGGGCTACATCACCGTCACTCCGCTCAACTACGACCTGACACAGCGGAACACAATCTCCGAAATGGAGCGCTGGAACTGGGCCTCCTTAGACTGCGAGATTAAATCCGATTTCTAACACCTAGCCGTATCCCCTGACCCCCCACCCTGACGATGACTCGAACATTCGCACTTCTGGCCGTGTCACTCGGCCTGCTTGTGATGAGCGGTTGCGGCGAGGTGAAGGGGAGCAACGCGGCCGCCGCCCAGGCTCAGACGGCGGCGCTGCAGCCGATGCCCCCAGCGCCGGAAGATCGCGATCTAAAGCTGAGCCCGCCCCCGCTCGCCCCCGCCCCGCTGCCGAAGATCGAGATTGCGGCGCCGAGTTCTGCCGACAACGGAAAACAGCCGTTCGATTTTTCCGACAATGGCCAACCCCTTGCGGCACCCACGGCGGGCCAAAACCCGGCGTCGCACGGCCAAGCGATTATCAAACTTTCCGACGCGAAAGTGTCGAGGGCGTCGCCGGGTGCTTACCGCTACCAAATTGCCTACGAATTCGTGCAGGGCCAAGCGTCCCCCACGAAGTTCTACACGGTGACCCTGCACGGCCTGCCCGCCAACCGGCAAGAAACATCGCATCTTGCCCCAGCCGCGGGAAGGTCTCTACTTCCGCGAGGGACGTTCGCTGGCACCGTCGGAATCCCGGGGGACATCAGCGGTGCCATGATCCTCGTATTGGAGGGTGACCGTGCCAACAGCGACGGCCGCTTGGCGTCGAATGTCCTCGAAGTCGGCTTGGACGGAAATCCGCCTCCCGGGCAGAACAACGCAACCGCCGCGGTCCCGCCGCTGAATAATTCCGACGCCGGGCCGCCCCATGTGCAGGTCACCGATGCAATCATCAGGCAGGTTGACGCCGGCAAATTTCACTTCGAATTCAACTATGCGTTCGACCGGGGCGGGCCGATCGCAGCAGATTCGTACGCGGTTCTTATCGAGGACACGGTGCCCGGGGAGCAACCAAAATATCCGGTCCTAATGGAGCTGCCAGGAAGATCGCTTCAGCGAAGCGGAACGCTCCAGGGAAACTTTGCATGGGATGGTAAAGCACCGTCACTCAAAATATGCGTCCACCGGGCAGCGAAAGGGGAAGCCAAGGCCTACGCGATTTCCGACGGCCTAATGGCGCCGGTCATTCGGGACGATGGCGCGTCGGCGCTGAACGGACCCCGCATTGGTCCAACGGTTGGCCGAACGCCGTCGTCCTCGGGTCCGACACGCGTCGACGTCGGCGGGGAATTCTGGCGGATCGATGCAAACAAGCTCCGCTTCCGAGTCGGATATGACTTCAAGAGCGGCCAACTCGATCCGAAGAAGTGGTACACGGTCGTCGTCCATGAGGAGGGCGCCAACGCACACGGCGGACAAGCGACCGCCAAGTTTCCGGGGTCGGTGATGTTCCCAGACGGCGGCTACCTCATCGACGACCTCGCGCTCGGCGGCAACGCCGGTGAATACGCAGCGCAAATGCTCGAAGGAGACTCCGAGCAAGACCCGGGACATCCGATTTCCGCTCTCAACGCCGGCTACGTGATTCGCGATCTGGCGCCGAGCGCGGCCGTGCGAAGCTTGCCACTCGCGGATAAGGCCGGCGCGGGCCCTGCTGCCGCGAAGAATTCTCCGCACGCAGGCGGAGCGGTTCACGTCGCGCTCTCCAATGCTTCGGTGGCGCGGGTCGATGCCGGCCGGGTTCACTTCAAGGTCGACTACGATTTCACCTCCGGTCAGCCCGATCCAAAACATGTCTACGTCGTCGTCGTCACGAATCCAGACGAAACCTTCCACGGAGTCATTCGGCGCGAGAAGAACTTCGTCGGCAAAGGGCTTCCGTCGAAAGGAACGTTCGAAGGCGATCTGGGCCTCGGCGGACGCAATCCGACGTTTCAAATGAAAATCGAGGATCTCGTCCCCCCGGGCATCGTTCACGTCGTTTCCGACGTCGTCGAGATCGGCGTTCACCGCAATATCAAGCCCGACAAACAACACGCGGATTTGCGGCCGGCGGCCGTTGGCGTCGGGGCCCAAGGCAAAGACTATGGCGCCGGCATGGTAACGACGCCGGTTAGCGCATATTTCGCCGCGAAGCAGATGATCGTGTTCAACATCCAACTGCCGAAGGCGATGCAAATGTTCAAATTGACAAAAAATCGGAATCCGAATTCGCAGGCGGAATTCGACGAACAAATCATCAAGGAATGGGACATCAAGCTTCCCGAGCTTCCGGCCGGCGAACGCTATCTCTACGACCCGGCGAAGGGCGAATTGATGGTCGAACATCCTGAGAAGAAATAACGGCCATTTGCGATATACGTGACGTCAATTCGTCTCCTCAAATCATCTCATCCGTGAATCGGCACCACAGGTTAGCAGCGATGAAATCTCTTCTACGAAAATCGATTTTCCGCGGCGGCGCGGTTGCCGTCGCCCTGGCTTTTCTCGCCGCATCGCCGGCGCGCGGCGATAGCTGGATCTTTCAGCCGTCGTACTACACGCAAGCGCAGCAGCCGGTGGTGCGGATCGGGGCGGGGCGCTATTTGGTTCTCGGCGGCCCATTCTATACGCCGCCGCAAGGCGAATTCGTTCGCAGCGGTTTCCGCAACTCGATCAACACGATCCAAATCGGCAACCAAACGTTCGATCAGGTGAACGTATGGGATTCGTGGATCCAAGTCGGATCGCAGTATTAGGCTGCAGGCTTGAGGCTGCAGGCTTGAGGACGAGGAAGCGAGCATCGCGCTACGCTAGCGTAGTGTCTGCGAAATAGGGTGTTTTATTCGTCTCACCCGCCTGCATTTTTTCCAACCACCAAGCCACAGAGAACACCGAGAAGACAAAGCCGAGTCGAGGGCGAGACGCTTCACCCGGCGCCGGACGGCGTCGCTCGCCCATTCGGACGCTTCCCACCCTACTCTGTGTGCTCGGTGACTCTGTGGTTACCACGCTTGCCGTTATTTCGACGGCGGGGGCAGGGCCCGGGAGGGCGTTAGCAGACGGTCGATCGAAAGCGCGCCGGAGCCTTTGACCAAGATCACCAGCGCCAGGGCGATGGCGAGCAGGTGGTATTCGTAGCCTTCGGGTTTGCCCGGAACATTGCCCCAGTTCATGAAGAAGCCGTTCTGGAAGTGGACCTTCACGATGGCCACAACCATGACGCAGATTATTCCCAGGGCTGCCACTCGGCCCAGCAAACCGAGCACCAGCGCGATTCCGCCGCCGAATTCCGCGGCAATGGCCAGAAAGGCCAGCGGCGCCGGGATGTGCATCGTATCGGTGAACACTGCCATTGTTTCATTGAACGTATGGCCGCCGAA contains:
- the surE gene encoding 5'/3'-nucleotidase SurE — encoded protein: MQILLTNDDGIYAPGLAAMERALLKLGEVAVVAPATEQSGVAHSITYLRPLTAKEVFDGPRRRGWAVDGSPADSVKIGVFEFCPRRPDLVVSGMNGGLNAGINVLYSGTVAAAIEGAFFGITSIAISLEFDEQAEFDRAAELALRVIRQILAAKGPQPRLYNVNIPTSAINKPKGVKVVPMGVYRYGEKFEKRIDPRGREYFWATNEPMPPRGKEETDITALEQGYITVTPLNYDLTQRNTISEMERWNWASLDCEIKSDF
- a CDS encoding DoxX family protein, giving the protein MVAKLLRTNDDCVLVAARLVLGIVFFIHGSQKVLGWFGGHTFNETMAVFTDTMHIPAPLAFLAIAAEFGGGIALVLGLLGRVAALGIICVMVVAIVKVHFQNGFFMNWGNVPGKPEGYEYHLLAIALALVILVKGSGALSIDRLLTPSRALPPPSK